The following are encoded together in the Bacillus cereus group sp. RP43 genome:
- a CDS encoding Xaa-Pro dipeptidyl-peptidase produces the protein MKQKKLAITLSAIVSLTITSGVSSITAHAENKEGSFLKENDVKLNGQVSEALTPNTKIQLENGMTKPIYSLDEAIVEDLFVETEVDSDRDGKKDRVSVKVMRPKTNPDVKVPVIYEMSPYRAGLKDVPVYNVDEELYAYGGKPYGAVNLGSYGNYYVPRGYAVILGESIGTGKSDGCPTTGDEQEILGTKSVIDWVNGRAKAYTEDGKEVNANWSTGNVGMTGVSYNGTLPNAVATTGVEGLKTIIPIAAISSWYDYYRANGAVIAPGGYQGEDTDNMAEAVLTRKNPEVCGQIIKELTAGQDRKTGDYNEFWDKRNYVKDVKNVKASVFVVHGLNDWNVKTKQFSQWWEALGENNVPRKMWLHQGGHGGTSSNNWQQTQNKWFDYWLYGIENGIMDEPMVDVQRENKSWQKIKNWPDPAAVPSKVRMYLNNKAVNLPLSMGSVNNVFSLVDDAKIKSNQLVENPELEIANRLVYTMPVLQKDMRISGTPKISIKGNIDRSVSNLTALLVDYGGAKPEIVTRGWMDPQNLNSIENSTAIQPGKDYTFTWDMQPDDYVFKAGHQMGVVLIASDYDYTIRPKAGTKLTVKLSEVTLPIVK, from the coding sequence ATGAAGCAAAAGAAATTAGCAATTACACTTTCAGCTATAGTATCTTTAACAATTACTTCAGGAGTTTCTAGTATAACTGCACATGCGGAAAATAAGGAAGGGAGCTTCTTAAAAGAGAATGATGTTAAGTTAAATGGACAAGTTTCAGAAGCTTTAACTCCAAATACGAAAATTCAATTGGAAAATGGGATGACAAAACCAATCTATTCACTTGATGAAGCCATTGTAGAAGATCTATTTGTAGAGACAGAAGTTGATAGTGATCGAGATGGTAAAAAAGATCGTGTATCAGTAAAGGTTATGCGTCCAAAGACGAATCCAGATGTGAAAGTTCCCGTTATTTATGAAATGAGTCCATATCGAGCTGGTTTAAAAGATGTTCCTGTTTATAATGTTGATGAAGAATTGTATGCGTATGGAGGAAAACCGTATGGGGCAGTTAATCTTGGATCGTATGGTAATTATTATGTTCCGAGAGGATATGCAGTCATTTTAGGTGAAAGTATCGGAACTGGAAAATCAGATGGATGTCCGACAACTGGAGATGAGCAAGAAATACTTGGGACGAAGTCTGTCATTGATTGGGTGAATGGTCGTGCAAAAGCATATACAGAGGATGGTAAGGAAGTAAATGCAAATTGGTCTACGGGAAATGTAGGGATGACAGGGGTTTCTTATAATGGTACGTTACCAAATGCTGTCGCAACGACAGGAGTGGAAGGGTTAAAAACAATTATCCCAATCGCAGCGATTAGTAGTTGGTATGACTATTATCGTGCAAATGGGGCAGTAATTGCACCAGGAGGTTATCAAGGAGAAGATACAGACAATATGGCAGAAGCAGTACTAACAAGAAAGAACCCTGAAGTTTGCGGGCAAATTATTAAAGAACTAACAGCTGGACAAGATCGTAAAACAGGCGATTATAACGAATTTTGGGATAAACGTAACTATGTAAAAGATGTAAAAAATGTGAAAGCAAGTGTATTTGTTGTTCATGGGCTAAATGATTGGAATGTAAAAACGAAGCAGTTTTCACAGTGGTGGGAAGCTCTTGGCGAAAATAATGTTCCTCGTAAAATGTGGTTACATCAAGGTGGGCACGGCGGAACATCAAGTAATAACTGGCAACAAACGCAAAATAAATGGTTCGATTATTGGTTATATGGAATTGAAAATGGGATTATGGATGAACCGATGGTAGATGTACAACGTGAAAATAAATCGTGGCAAAAAATAAAGAATTGGCCAGATCCAGCGGCTGTACCATCAAAAGTCCGTATGTATTTAAATAATAAAGCAGTCAATCTACCATTAAGTATGGGATCAGTAAACAATGTTTTCTCATTAGTAGATGATGCTAAAATAAAGTCAAATCAACTAGTAGAAAACCCTGAGTTAGAAATAGCGAATCGATTAGTATATACAATGCCTGTACTGCAAAAAGATATGCGAATAAGTGGTACGCCTAAGATTTCAATAAAAGGAAATATTGATCGATCTGTTTCAAATTTAACAGCTTTACTCGTTGATTACGGCGGAGCGAAGCCTGAAATTGTAACGAGAGGTTGGATGGATCCGCAAAACTTAAATAGTATAGAAAATTCAACAGCGATTCAACCTGGTAAAGATTATACATTTACATGGGACATGCAGCCAGATGATTACGTATTTAAAGCAGGACATCAAATGGGGGTCGTTTTAATCGCAAGTGACTACGATTATACAATTAGACCGAAAGCAGGAACAAAGCTTACGGTGAAATTGAGTGAAGTAACATTACCGATTGTGAAATAA
- a CDS encoding class I SAM-dependent methyltransferase, with the protein MFSFYSTLCTELYDYTKPVGYSLNGDIEYYQDRLNNCGGRILEAAVGSGRVIIPLLEAGFKVDGIDYSPEMLDSCRKRCKERSLNPNLYQGSLQQFSLPHKYEAIIIPTGSFCLIENRDDSIKALKCFYQHLNPGGRLIVDLGLPYDWKKGEIHTSTFSLPSGDGITLENKSIEIDWLNQVTVSYLKYEKWSKGQLVQTELQRFAMRWYGIEEFRLLLESIGFSNITCSADYVYEKAPSNANQIITFEAVREE; encoded by the coding sequence ATGTTTAGTTTTTATAGTACACTTTGTACAGAACTTTATGATTACACAAAACCTGTCGGTTACTCTTTGAATGGTGATATTGAATATTATCAAGACCGTTTGAATAATTGTGGGGGCAGAATTCTCGAAGCAGCAGTAGGATCAGGGCGTGTCATTATACCACTTCTTGAAGCTGGTTTTAAAGTTGATGGGATAGATTATTCGCCTGAAATGCTAGATTCTTGCCGAAAGCGTTGTAAAGAAAGAAGTTTAAATCCTAATTTATATCAAGGAAGCTTACAACAATTTTCACTGCCACATAAATATGAAGCGATAATAATTCCTACTGGCTCCTTTTGTTTAATTGAAAATCGTGATGATTCTATAAAAGCTTTGAAATGTTTTTATCAACATCTTAATCCAGGTGGGCGTTTAATTGTAGACCTTGGACTTCCGTATGATTGGAAGAAAGGTGAGATTCATACATCGACTTTTTCGTTACCAAGTGGAGATGGGATTACACTAGAAAATAAATCAATTGAAATAGATTGGCTTAACCAAGTAACTGTATCATATTTAAAATATGAAAAATGGAGTAAAGGACAGTTAGTACAAACTGAACTCCAACGCTTTGCAATGCGTTGGTACGGAATAGAAGAGTTTAGACTCCTTTTAGAAAGTATAGGTTTCTCTAACATTACTTGCTCTGCGGACTATGTTTATGAAAAAGCGCCGTCAAATGCAAATCAAATTATTACTTTTGAAGCTGTGCGAGAAGAATAA
- a CDS encoding transglycosylase SLT domain-containing protein has product MMKKALQYIFILLTLFTLSYVIFTNYEKQKEIKNNKQVISEVAKRYGIPDWIPLSIADHETKFNRKAIGDNGTSFGLFQLHRGGLAPAQLSEESLMDSQINATIAISNMVKSYERGVKKGLADWDLLKYIANTSGWPGNLGGEWTDNNTKYNKGLEQSYQLYK; this is encoded by the coding sequence ATGATGAAAAAGGCGCTACAATATATATTCATATTACTTACGCTATTTACTTTAAGTTATGTAATTTTTACTAATTATGAAAAACAGAAAGAGATTAAAAATAATAAACAAGTAATTAGTGAGGTTGCAAAGAGGTATGGTATTCCAGATTGGATACCATTATCTATTGCTGATCATGAAACGAAGTTTAATCGAAAAGCGATAGGGGACAATGGAACATCTTTCGGATTATTCCAATTGCATCGCGGTGGATTAGCACCAGCACAATTATCGGAAGAGAGCTTAATGGATTCACAAATAAATGCAACAATAGCGATTTCTAATATGGTTAAATCGTATGAACGCGGTGTGAAAAAAGGCTTGGCTGATTGGGATTTACTTAAATATATTGCCAATACATCAGGATGGCCAGGAAACTTAGGGGGAGAATGGACGGATAATAATACAAAATATAATAAAGGGCTAGAACAATCATATCAATTATATAAGTAA
- a CDS encoding ankyrin repeat domain-containing protein, protein MEKIISISQAVISGEKEKVVEIINLDQGIVNSFSEDGWTPLHLAAYFGQKEIASFLLEQGADIHIRAKNENENTSLQAAIANKQSELVAFLIEKGSDVNAVQSGGWTGLHEAALLGDEEIIILLLENGANKMIKKNDGKTAYDIALEKGHESLLHHLQEEVSL, encoded by the coding sequence ATGGAAAAAATCATATCAATATCGCAAGCAGTCATAAGCGGAGAAAAAGAAAAAGTAGTGGAGATAATAAACTTGGATCAAGGTATTGTAAATTCATTTAGTGAAGATGGTTGGACACCGCTTCATTTAGCTGCTTATTTTGGACAGAAAGAAATTGCAAGCTTCCTTTTAGAACAGGGTGCAGATATACATATTAGAGCAAAAAACGAAAATGAAAATACATCTCTTCAAGCAGCAATTGCGAATAAGCAAAGCGAGCTTGTAGCTTTCTTAATTGAAAAGGGATCAGATGTGAATGCTGTGCAAAGTGGTGGCTGGACAGGACTTCATGAAGCAGCGTTATTAGGAGATGAAGAAATCATTATATTACTTCTTGAAAATGGTGCTAATAAAATGATTAAGAAAAATGATGGGAAAACCGCATATGATATTGCTTTAGAAAAAGGGCATGAGTCCCTATTACATCATTTGCAAGAGGAAGTGAGCTTATGA
- a CDS encoding DJ-1/PfpI family protein, whose amino-acid sequence MMSHWNVGIFLFNEVEVLDFAGPFEVFSVTATSEGQPFIVHTVSQDGEMITARNGLKVQPDYSIENLPPVDILIIPGGLGVRENEMKNEIITNWIREQMKEVKLMTSVCTGALLLAKAGLLDGLKATTHGASIESFRNDFPNIEVLENVKFVDEGHIITSGGISAGINMSFHIVKNLLGARIAEETAKRMEYDVDLKY is encoded by the coding sequence ATGATGAGCCACTGGAATGTAGGGATTTTTCTTTTTAATGAAGTGGAAGTGTTAGATTTTGCGGGCCCATTTGAAGTGTTTTCCGTTACAGCAACAAGTGAAGGTCAACCATTTATAGTTCATACTGTTAGTCAAGATGGAGAAATGATTACAGCGCGAAATGGATTAAAGGTACAACCGGACTATAGTATCGAAAACTTGCCTCCAGTTGATATTTTAATTATTCCTGGTGGGTTAGGTGTTAGAGAAAACGAAATGAAAAATGAAATAATAACAAATTGGATCCGCGAGCAAATGAAAGAAGTAAAGTTAATGACTTCTGTTTGTACCGGTGCGCTTTTACTTGCGAAAGCTGGATTACTCGATGGCTTAAAAGCGACAACACATGGGGCAAGTATTGAAAGTTTTAGAAATGATTTTCCGAATATTGAAGTATTAGAAAATGTAAAGTTTGTAGATGAGGGGCATATTATTACGTCTGGTGGAATTTCAGCCGGAATTAACATGTCATTTCATATTGTGAAAAACTTGTTAGGTGCTCGGATTGCTGAAGAAACAGCGAAGAGAATGGAATATGATGTAGATTTAAAATATTAA
- a CDS encoding aldo/keto reductase encodes MHYRTLGKTGIIVSEIGFGAWAIGGDEWGPVNDKQSITAMKKAIECGVNFIDTADVYGLGHSERLVNQAIREHRNNIILSTKGGLIGHHYDPSGEPVYNTAEKVIAVFETSLLRLETDYIDVYFCHIWWDKQEETEAFLRAFEILKRDGKVRAVGVSTHDLQYIKHFNKNDEIDVVQLDYNILNRKPESDILPFLQENNLGTVIRGPLKMGILTGKFTNKTTFPDGDLRKEWPKETWFQKDLQKVEKLRLLSNENQTLGQLALRYVLTHPAVSVAIPGAKTEKQAKENTGASTRPLFTDEELAYIRSL; translated from the coding sequence ATGCACTACCGTACATTAGGTAAAACTGGAATTATTGTTTCTGAAATTGGCTTTGGAGCGTGGGCGATTGGCGGCGATGAATGGGGTCCTGTTAACGACAAACAATCTATAACCGCTATGAAAAAAGCAATTGAATGCGGCGTAAACTTTATTGATACTGCTGATGTATACGGATTAGGACACAGTGAAAGGTTAGTAAATCAAGCGATAAGAGAGCATCGTAATAATATCATTTTATCAACGAAAGGCGGTTTAATTGGGCATCACTATGATCCAAGTGGAGAGCCTGTTTATAATACTGCCGAAAAAGTGATCGCAGTATTTGAAACTAGCTTACTGCGCCTAGAAACAGATTATATTGATGTTTATTTCTGTCACATTTGGTGGGATAAACAAGAAGAAACAGAAGCATTTTTACGCGCATTTGAAATATTAAAACGGGACGGAAAAGTAAGAGCTGTTGGTGTTTCAACTCACGACCTACAATATATAAAACACTTCAATAAAAACGATGAAATTGATGTTGTGCAACTTGATTACAACATATTAAACCGAAAACCAGAAAGCGACATACTGCCCTTCCTACAAGAGAACAATTTAGGAACTGTTATACGCGGCCCTTTAAAAATGGGGATATTAACTGGAAAGTTTACAAATAAAACAACTTTTCCTGACGGAGATTTACGAAAAGAATGGCCAAAAGAAACTTGGTTTCAAAAAGATTTACAAAAAGTAGAGAAACTACGATTACTCTCAAATGAAAATCAAACCTTAGGGCAACTTGCACTTCGTTATGTCCTCACTCATCCAGCGGTATCGGTCGCAATTCCTGGTGCGAAAACAGAAAAGCAAGCAAAAGAAAACACAGGTGCGTCAACTCGTCCCCTTTTTACAGATGAAGAATTAGCATATATTCGTTCACTATAA
- a CDS encoding septum formation initiator family protein — protein sequence MRKLKRVNVPNIPEQLSQPNDNRTINKKKLRRFIFMFIFIAATTLYVQYILTKQQEVINGKKNTITNQKKQLVSLKKDQGSLKTNIENLTDNEEEILKFARKEYQFSKSNETIFVLPK from the coding sequence ATGAGGAAACTCAAAAGAGTAAATGTTCCTAATATACCAGAGCAACTATCACAGCCTAACGACAATCGAACTATAAATAAGAAGAAGTTAAGGCGCTTTATTTTCATGTTCATTTTTATCGCTGCGACTACTTTGTACGTTCAATATATTTTAACGAAACAACAAGAAGTAATTAATGGCAAAAAAAATACAATAACGAACCAAAAGAAACAATTAGTTTCTTTAAAGAAAGATCAAGGTTCTTTAAAGACTAACATCGAGAATTTAACGGATAATGAAGAAGAAATTTTAAAGTTTGCGAGAAAAGAGTATCAATTTTCTAAGTCAAACGAAACAATATTCGTATTGCCAAAGTGA
- a CDS encoding DUF3870 domain-containing protein, whose product MYASNTIYVVGDAKAPQNNPITEKFKSYFVAFVLEKDTGEIVDADCSATIALTSQFVKYLFLHKNINDPALVTEIKNRYFGSSQKALLVALKDAQKKYNQIAALSTHS is encoded by the coding sequence GTGTACGCTTCAAATACAATTTACGTCGTAGGGGATGCGAAAGCACCTCAAAATAATCCCATTACCGAAAAGTTCAAAAGTTATTTTGTAGCATTTGTACTTGAGAAGGATACAGGGGAAATTGTAGATGCAGATTGCTCAGCAACAATTGCATTAACATCTCAATTTGTTAAATATTTATTTCTACATAAAAATATTAATGACCCAGCATTAGTAACAGAAATAAAAAATCGTTATTTCGGTTCGTCTCAAAAGGCGTTGCTTGTAGCACTGAAAGATGCACAAAAAAAATATAATCAGATCGCTGCTTTGTCTACCCACTCATAG
- a CDS encoding enolase C-terminal domain-like protein, translating into MNKMKITDVKVNRRHVKLHTPFKTALRTVTEIESIDVFIHTDEGIVGKGAAAATPVITGDFANGMEEAILGPIRSVLVEKDVLQFQTLLLHIQMSCIRNTSAKAAVDMALYDVYCQFHNIPLYALLGGKKEIYTDITVSVDEPLLMAKEAKKHIEKGFQTLKIKVGKEAHLDLERIEAIRNVVPKNTTLRLDANQGWKPKEAVSIIREMEDRNLNIEFVEQPVHAKDWEGLKYVKDNVQTSIMADESMFSASDALKIVQGGYADLLNIKLMKCGGIREAWKIADIAEAAGVKCMVGSMMESSLSVSAVAHLAAAHPNIHYFDLDAPLWLVEEPEGMTYTGPKVNLHSVVNIQS; encoded by the coding sequence ATGAACAAAATGAAAATTACCGATGTGAAGGTAAACCGCCGACATGTAAAGCTTCATACACCGTTTAAAACAGCGCTTCGTACTGTAACGGAAATCGAAAGTATAGATGTGTTTATTCATACAGATGAAGGAATTGTTGGAAAAGGAGCTGCTGCAGCAACGCCGGTTATTACAGGTGATTTTGCCAACGGGATGGAGGAAGCAATATTAGGACCAATTCGTTCTGTATTAGTTGAAAAAGATGTACTGCAATTTCAAACGTTATTGTTACACATTCAAATGAGTTGTATAAGAAATACAAGTGCAAAAGCGGCGGTAGATATGGCTTTATACGATGTGTATTGTCAATTTCACAACATACCGTTATACGCATTACTAGGTGGAAAGAAAGAGATTTATACTGATATTACAGTAAGTGTAGATGAACCTTTATTAATGGCAAAAGAAGCGAAAAAGCATATTGAAAAGGGATTCCAAACACTAAAAATTAAGGTGGGTAAAGAGGCACATTTAGATTTGGAACGCATAGAGGCAATTCGAAATGTAGTGCCAAAGAATACGACGTTACGTTTAGATGCAAATCAAGGATGGAAACCGAAAGAAGCGGTTTCTATTATTAGAGAAATGGAGGATAGAAATTTAAATATAGAATTTGTAGAACAACCAGTTCATGCGAAAGATTGGGAAGGATTAAAGTACGTGAAGGACAATGTACAAACGTCTATTATGGCAGATGAAAGTATGTTTTCGGCAAGCGACGCATTAAAGATTGTCCAAGGAGGATATGCAGACCTACTTAATATTAAATTAATGAAATGCGGTGGTATTCGAGAAGCATGGAAAATTGCGGATATTGCGGAAGCAGCAGGTGTGAAATGTATGGTTGGAAGTATGATGGAATCTTCACTTTCAGTTAGTGCTGTTGCACATTTAGCTGCGGCTCATCCGAACATTCATTACTTTGATCTTGATGCACCGTTATGGTTAGTAGAAGAGCCAGAAGGAATGACTTACACTGGTCCAAAGGTAAACCTGCATTCTGTAGTGAATATACAATCTTAG
- a CDS encoding NlpC/P60 family protein — translation MKKVGTVFLTTLFIFSSFTSANAEEKKDNKAFIDVSAATLWTAPDSLRPIDAPSTTNPVDLWKWTKSMTLDEKLWLTSANKLETQALLGQEVTVIDKKGDWVKVLVHGQPTPRNEEGYPGWMPEKQLTYNQEFADKAGQPFVLITKPTAILYINPSGKHKSLEVSYNTRLPLLSEDTISYRVLLPNGQKAWLRKNDGTVHRSQNDILAPTADDLINTGKMFLGLPYIWAGTSGFGFDCSGFTHTIYKSHGITIPRDSGPQSKAGIAVDKENLQKGDLIFFAHNQGKGSVHHVGMYIGDGNMIHSPRAERSVEIIPLNTPGYIEEYAGARRYLP, via the coding sequence ATGAAAAAAGTAGGAACTGTATTTTTAACAACTTTATTTATATTTTCATCGTTTACATCGGCAAATGCTGAAGAGAAGAAGGATAATAAAGCATTTATAGATGTATCTGCTGCAACGCTTTGGACTGCGCCTGATTCATTACGACCAATTGATGCACCGAGCACAACAAATCCAGTTGATTTGTGGAAGTGGACGAAATCAATGACGCTTGATGAGAAGCTTTGGTTAACGAGTGCAAATAAATTAGAAACGCAAGCGCTACTCGGTCAAGAGGTAACGGTCATTGATAAAAAAGGTGATTGGGTAAAAGTACTAGTGCATGGACAGCCAACGCCGCGAAATGAGGAAGGGTACCCAGGGTGGATGCCTGAAAAACAATTAACGTATAATCAAGAATTTGCAGATAAGGCAGGACAGCCTTTCGTTTTAATTACAAAACCGACAGCTATTTTATATATAAACCCTTCTGGAAAACATAAATCACTGGAAGTCAGCTATAATACGCGACTGCCGCTATTAAGTGAAGATACGATTTCATACCGCGTGTTGTTGCCAAATGGTCAGAAGGCGTGGCTACGGAAAAATGATGGAACTGTTCACCGTTCTCAAAATGATATCCTTGCGCCAACAGCTGATGATTTAATAAACACTGGCAAGATGTTTTTAGGATTACCATATATATGGGCTGGTACAAGTGGGTTTGGTTTTGATTGCTCTGGATTTACACATACGATTTATAAATCACATGGCATTACAATACCGAGGGATTCTGGGCCACAATCAAAAGCGGGAATTGCGGTTGATAAAGAAAACCTACAAAAGGGCGATTTAATATTCTTTGCACATAACCAAGGAAAAGGTAGTGTTCATCACGTTGGAATGTATATTGGTGATGGAAATATGATTCACTCACCAAGAGCTGAAAGATCAGTTGAAATTATTCCGTTAAATACACCAGGATATATAGAAGAATACGCTGGTGCTCGTCGTTACTTACCTTAA
- a CDS encoding ABC transporter substrate-binding protein, whose amino-acid sequence MKKIVRYSLVSTLLVSSFLVGCAKEKTTTKPKDEKKVLQLLETGEIPSLNSGKVTDAVSFNVLNNVMEGLFRLSKNDEVIQAEAQKYEVSKDGKTYTFHLRDTKWSNGDPVTAQDYVYAWKQLINPDTASQYAYIAYDVKNAEKINKKQLGLEELGVKAKDDKTFVVELEHPVPYFTKLLILPSFYPINEKFAKEQGDKYGLEANKAVYNGPFTLSEWKHEASFTMKKNDKYWDKKEVKLDEVNYQIVKEISTAVNLYETDKVDRAVISTEFVDKYKTNKELKQYTDPVMYFFRFNENVPILKNKNARLALSTVFDKKGLAISFLNDGSVAANYYVPKGFLKGPDKKDFRSTAGEFNKTDVKLAKEYWEKAKQETGTNEVTLELLNYDLENFKKVGEYIKEQLEKNLPGLKVNVKLQPHTQKLALEKKKEYEMSLSRWLPDYPDPMTYLEVFLSGSTVNNTGYANPEYDALIKKIKTELGNDEKARWKALQDAEKMLFDDAVIAPVFQRGLSYLQKPYVKELYVHQFGPATSLKWADVQK is encoded by the coding sequence ATGAAAAAAATTGTTCGTTACTCATTAGTTAGTACTCTATTAGTTTCGTCATTTTTAGTGGGCTGCGCAAAAGAAAAAACAACGACAAAGCCGAAAGATGAGAAGAAAGTATTACAGCTACTAGAAACGGGTGAAATTCCATCGTTAAATTCAGGAAAAGTAACAGACGCCGTATCGTTTAACGTTTTGAATAATGTAATGGAAGGGCTGTTCCGTTTATCGAAAAATGATGAAGTGATTCAAGCGGAAGCACAAAAATATGAAGTGAGTAAAGATGGAAAGACTTATACATTCCACTTGCGTGATACGAAATGGTCTAACGGAGATCCAGTAACAGCACAAGATTACGTATATGCTTGGAAGCAACTTATTAATCCAGATACAGCCTCGCAATATGCGTATATTGCGTACGATGTGAAAAATGCGGAAAAAATAAATAAGAAACAATTAGGATTAGAAGAATTAGGTGTGAAAGCAAAAGATGATAAAACGTTCGTTGTGGAATTAGAACATCCGGTACCGTATTTTACAAAACTACTTATTTTACCGTCGTTCTATCCAATTAATGAAAAGTTTGCGAAAGAGCAAGGTGATAAATACGGGTTAGAGGCAAATAAAGCAGTGTATAATGGGCCATTTACGTTGTCGGAGTGGAAGCACGAAGCAAGTTTTACAATGAAGAAAAATGATAAGTATTGGGATAAAAAAGAAGTGAAGTTAGATGAAGTAAACTATCAAATTGTTAAAGAAATTTCAACTGCGGTAAATTTATATGAAACGGATAAGGTTGATAGAGCGGTCATTTCTACAGAATTCGTAGATAAATATAAAACTAATAAGGAACTGAAACAATATACAGATCCAGTAATGTATTTCTTCCGTTTCAATGAAAATGTACCGATTCTTAAAAATAAAAATGCGCGTCTGGCGTTAAGTACAGTGTTTGATAAGAAGGGTCTTGCGATTTCATTTTTAAATGATGGTTCTGTTGCTGCAAACTACTATGTACCAAAAGGGTTTTTAAAAGGTCCAGATAAGAAAGACTTTAGAAGTACAGCGGGCGAGTTTAATAAGACAGACGTAAAACTGGCAAAAGAATATTGGGAAAAGGCAAAGCAAGAAACAGGAACGAATGAAGTAACGCTTGAGTTATTAAACTATGACTTAGAAAACTTTAAAAAAGTAGGCGAATATATTAAAGAACAGCTTGAGAAAAACTTACCTGGGCTAAAAGTAAATGTGAAATTACAACCACATACGCAAAAACTAGCGTTAGAGAAGAAAAAAGAATATGAAATGTCTTTATCCCGCTGGTTACCTGATTATCCAGATCCAATGACGTACTTAGAAGTTTTCCTTTCGGGAAGTACCGTAAATAATACAGGATATGCAAATCCAGAATATGATGCGTTAATTAAGAAAATTAAAACTGAATTAGGTAATGATGAAAAAGCCCGTTGGAAGGCATTGCAAGATGCGGAAAAAATGCTCTTTGATGATGCAGTAATCGCACCAGTATTCCAGCGCGGATTATCTTACTTACAAAAACCATACGTAAAAGAATTATATGTACATCAATTTGGCCCAGCAACAAGCTTGAAATGGGCAGATGTACAAAAATAA